From one Culex quinquefasciatus strain JHB chromosome 3, VPISU_Cqui_1.0_pri_paternal, whole genome shotgun sequence genomic stretch:
- the LOC119770847 gene encoding uncharacterized protein LOC119770847 has translation MNSSGHKTVCVFSLSPDGALLAPTETVLWLLRLRVRGAEFLSCCCNGMSPSTTTTRNHLRDGSVFVQPHPPRVQRKDTLHKKHIPNRQTDRQSLSRKPSS, from the exons ATGAATAGCAGCGGCCATAAAACGGTGTGTGTTTTCTCATTAAG CCCAGATGGCGCATTGTTGGCTCCAACGGAGACTGTCCTTTGGCTTCTTCGACTAAGGGTAAGAG GCGCTGAATTCTTGTCGTGCTGCTGTAATGGAATGTCTCCTTCGACGACGACAACAAGGAACCATCTTCGGGATGGGAGTGTGTTTGTGCAACCGCACCCGCCGCGGGTTCAAAGAAAGGATACTTTGCACAAGAAGCACATTCCAaacagacagacagacagacaaTCATTGTCACGAAAACCCAGCAGCTGA
- the LOC6041737 gene encoding uncharacterized protein LOC6041737, translating into MKFLWLLTFLLALFGAALADSPACPAGFSRQASKCVSKRPVHGECPKGSKYNAGLNLCVHN; encoded by the coding sequence ATGAAATTCCTGTGGCTGCTGACGTTCCTGCTGGCCCTGTTCGGCGCGGCCCTGGCCGACAGCCCGGCCTGCCCGGCCGGATTCTCCCGCCAGGCCAGCAAGTGCGTCTCCAAGCGCCCCGTCCACGGCGAGTGCCCCAAGGGATCCAAGTACAACGCCGGCCTGAACCTGTGCGTGCACAACTAA